In Pseudarthrobacter sp. ATCC 49987, the following proteins share a genomic window:
- a CDS encoding flavin reductase family protein, with the protein MTVTLDQKTALEPAFDPRVFRDTLGHYASGITIISGIDEDGPIGFTCQSFYSVSTDPPLVSFSVMTSSTTYPRLRESGKFVVNVLAHDQDNVSNQFARKGTDKWAGIDWSPTNAGNPIIAGTLMWLDCDIWAEHEAGDHYIVIGRVNEMSPPTWHKEEPLLYFKGQYRHLRGIDDKV; encoded by the coding sequence ATGACAGTCACTCTCGACCAGAAGACGGCCCTTGAACCAGCGTTTGATCCACGGGTTTTCCGTGACACGCTCGGGCACTATGCTTCCGGCATCACCATCATCAGCGGCATCGACGAGGACGGCCCGATCGGCTTCACGTGCCAGTCCTTCTACTCCGTCTCGACCGACCCCCCCCTTGTATCCTTCAGCGTCATGACCAGCTCTACGACCTACCCGCGGCTACGCGAGTCCGGCAAGTTTGTCGTCAACGTCCTCGCCCACGACCAGGACAACGTCTCAAACCAGTTTGCCCGCAAAGGCACCGACAAATGGGCCGGGATCGACTGGTCACCAACTAACGCAGGCAACCCCATCATCGCTGGCACCCTGATGTGGCTCGACTGCGACATCTGGGCAGAACACGAGGCCGGCGACCACTACATCGTCATCGGACGCGTCAACGAAATGAGCCCACCCACCTGGCACAAAGAAGAACCACTGCTCTACTTCAAGGGTCAGTATCGCCACCTCCGCGGTATCGACGACAAGGTGTAG
- a CDS encoding ATP-binding response regulator, which produces MSPDETLRLLQQNAFDAAPLATAIFRKESPTELVFLGGNRKLDALLHDSSKPADDPDDVPTPALIKLIATSLSDPADDQTMTVHLGEQLAAFRPQVKMFNVPGDPGEYLVVQLAALAEPDSTEHGLHSTIRQLKDLLDNSAALMYVKDLDGRYLIANHYYARHLGIAAESIIGLTDYDLFPKAVADNYSNNDHMVIRTASSIEVEELLATDRDQSELDEDSRWLSIKFPLLDDAGKPYALGAISTDITDRKRAERAAREAMHDAERANRSKSEFLSRMSHELRTPLNAILGFAQLLQDSPLSPSAAESTGHILDAGKHLLALVNDVLDITWIEAGAPGIASAPVPAIESIHQALKLVRPLAAAQDIEIASDLHGALHRYVLADTQRLRQVFINLLSNAVKFNNPQGAVRVWCEAVDGTLRFLVMDTGPGMSEDDVERLFKPFVRLDQAAAIEGSGLGLALSRRLVEEMGGSLGIEHTAPWEGSTFYVDMPLAPAPEEDLDTSAPEKDALDTNEAAHATILQIEDTYANIRLVENIISGMGGLNLISATSGESGVALAQDQAPQLILLDVNLSDMSGVQVVKLLQQDQRTKDIPVIILSADATPARIAELRSMKILDYLTKPFDIEHFARTVRQALALA; this is translated from the coding sequence GTGAGCCCCGATGAGACCCTTCGCCTGCTGCAACAGAACGCTTTCGACGCGGCCCCGCTGGCCACTGCCATCTTTCGTAAAGAATCCCCTACAGAGCTGGTGTTCCTGGGAGGCAACCGCAAGCTCGATGCATTGCTGCACGACTCAAGCAAGCCTGCGGATGATCCGGATGATGTCCCAACACCGGCCCTGATAAAACTCATTGCGACATCGCTTTCTGACCCGGCGGACGATCAAACCATGACGGTTCATCTGGGCGAGCAGCTGGCTGCTTTCCGCCCCCAGGTCAAGATGTTCAACGTACCCGGCGATCCCGGGGAGTATCTGGTGGTTCAGTTGGCGGCTTTGGCGGAACCGGACTCCACCGAACACGGCCTACATTCCACAATCCGGCAGCTGAAGGATCTGTTAGATAATTCAGCGGCCCTCATGTATGTCAAAGACCTAGACGGACGTTACCTGATTGCCAATCACTACTACGCTCGACACCTTGGGATCGCAGCAGAATCAATTATCGGCCTGACTGATTATGACTTGTTTCCTAAGGCCGTGGCTGACAACTACTCCAACAACGATCACATGGTCATCAGGACCGCCAGCTCAATCGAAGTCGAGGAACTCTTGGCGACAGACCGGGACCAGTCCGAATTGGATGAAGACAGCCGTTGGCTGTCCATAAAATTCCCGCTTCTGGATGACGCCGGCAAGCCATACGCTCTGGGCGCGATCTCTACGGACATCACTGATCGGAAGCGGGCAGAAAGGGCTGCGCGGGAAGCGATGCATGACGCGGAGCGTGCTAACCGCTCGAAAAGCGAATTCCTGTCAAGGATGAGCCACGAGTTGCGTACGCCGCTGAATGCCATATTAGGGTTCGCGCAACTGCTTCAGGACTCACCCCTCAGCCCCAGCGCAGCGGAGAGTACGGGCCATATCCTCGATGCCGGCAAGCACCTCCTGGCACTCGTTAATGATGTTCTGGACATCACCTGGATCGAGGCCGGCGCCCCTGGCATTGCCTCCGCTCCTGTACCGGCAATCGAGTCGATCCACCAGGCCCTCAAATTGGTGCGCCCGCTGGCCGCTGCACAGGACATCGAGATCGCTAGCGACTTGCATGGCGCCTTGCACCGTTACGTCCTAGCTGACACTCAGCGGCTAAGACAAGTCTTCATCAATTTGCTGAGCAACGCTGTGAAGTTCAACAACCCCCAGGGTGCTGTAAGGGTCTGGTGCGAGGCAGTGGACGGGACGCTGCGCTTCTTGGTCATGGACACGGGCCCTGGAATGTCCGAGGACGACGTGGAGCGGCTGTTCAAACCATTTGTGCGCCTTGATCAAGCGGCTGCCATTGAGGGGTCCGGCCTAGGCCTAGCCCTTTCCCGACGCCTTGTGGAGGAAATGGGCGGCTCTTTAGGCATTGAACACACCGCCCCGTGGGAGGGGTCAACCTTTTACGTGGACATGCCACTCGCGCCTGCACCGGAGGAGGACCTCGACACGTCGGCCCCCGAAAAAGATGCTCTCGACACCAACGAGGCTGCTCATGCTACGATCCTGCAGATTGAAGACACTTACGCGAATATCCGCTTGGTGGAGAACATCATTTCCGGGATGGGCGGGCTGAACCTTATTTCGGCTACAAGTGGTGAGTCCGGGGTAGCTTTGGCCCAAGATCAGGCGCCTCAGCTTATCCTGTTGGACGTGAATCTCTCCGACATGTCAGGGGTTCAAGTCGTAAAACTCTTGCAGCAGGACCAGCGCACGAAGGACATCCCGGTGATTATTCTTTCCGCAGATGCAACTCCGGCGCGCATAGCCGAACTCCGGAGTATGAAGATCCTTGACTACCTAACGAAACCGTTCGACATCGAGCATTTTGCGCGGACAGTTCGCCAGGCGCTAGCCCTGGCATGA
- a CDS encoding AmiS/UreI family transporter — protein MSAVGLFYVGAVLFINGLMLLGRVSARSAGIFNILVGGLQCVMPLMILAQSGGDAATLHATFPTLSFGFTYLYVGIANLAGISGEGIGWFSLFVAASTIYAAIDSFFAEDLTFGVIWLAWGILWLLFFALLALEKSTLTPFAGWLVTLWALPTTSIPAVLLLRDAWVPGAAGAAGLLVLLGVLAITATVLARRTLAAAETSNAPENELAGQSV, from the coding sequence ATGAGCGCAGTGGGACTGTTCTACGTAGGTGCGGTTCTCTTCATCAACGGCCTGATGTTGCTCGGACGCGTATCAGCCAGGAGCGCCGGAATCTTCAACATACTCGTCGGTGGGCTGCAGTGCGTGATGCCACTGATGATTCTGGCCCAGTCCGGAGGGGATGCGGCGACACTGCACGCGACATTCCCGACCCTGAGCTTCGGCTTCACCTATCTGTATGTCGGTATCGCTAATCTGGCGGGGATCTCAGGTGAAGGCATCGGGTGGTTCTCTCTCTTCGTCGCGGCCTCGACCATCTACGCCGCGATTGACTCGTTCTTCGCCGAAGATCTCACCTTCGGAGTAATCTGGTTGGCTTGGGGGATCCTCTGGTTGTTGTTCTTCGCCCTACTCGCGCTGGAAAAATCAACCCTGACCCCTTTTGCCGGGTGGCTGGTGACGCTATGGGCTCTTCCGACGACGTCGATCCCGGCCGTGCTGCTGTTGCGCGATGCCTGGGTGCCCGGGGCCGCGGGGGCGGCTGGGTTGCTGGTATTGCTGGGGGTTCTGGCGATTACGGCGACGGTCCTGGCCAGGCGAACCCTTGCGGCAGCTGAAACGTCGAACGCACCGGAGAATGAGCTAGCGGGCCAGTCCGTTTAG
- a CDS encoding MarR family transcriptional regulator — MSTTTANVGLVAALAAAMRRVHGRAHALVLTEGLTVNQWSALDFVARSSTPVAMSEIVEAVGLTGPSLTRAVDKLVNSALLVREVDSGDRRRVLVNPLRRGYEVHAMLAPQMETLEQELAGSPKTADQILQMLNGLAR; from the coding sequence ATGTCGACGACAACAGCGAATGTCGGGTTGGTCGCGGCCCTCGCGGCAGCCATGCGGCGCGTACACGGGCGTGCCCATGCCCTGGTCTTAACTGAAGGGCTCACCGTGAATCAGTGGTCGGCCCTGGACTTCGTCGCCCGGTCCTCTACGCCTGTGGCCATGTCCGAGATCGTTGAGGCCGTGGGGCTGACCGGCCCCAGCCTCACCCGGGCGGTGGACAAACTGGTGAACTCTGCACTATTAGTCCGCGAAGTCGACTCGGGTGACCGTCGGCGCGTCCTGGTGAACCCCTTGAGAAGGGGATACGAGGTCCACGCCATGCTCGCTCCACAGATGGAAACCCTCGAGCAGGAGCTGGCCGGCAGCCCGAAGACTGCCGATCAGATTCTCCAGATGCTAAACGGACTGGCCCGCTAG
- a CDS encoding response regulator, with protein sequence MKILTIFIADDHPVYREGLAQNWKNVPQIKVVGSAGDGKSALAAIRELKPDVAVMDLQLPELNGMEVLETLFAEAAPTNILVLTAYMDSKTVFRAFTHGARGFLEKAASFDEITDAVLRIGAGGTIIAPFAQDVLARELRTRRDTPDRPTLTAREVEILRLAADGHSGQKIANELHISLTTVKTHLQHIYEKLEVSDRASAVAQAIRRGILH encoded by the coding sequence ATGAAGATCCTCACCATCTTCATCGCCGATGACCACCCGGTCTACAGGGAGGGCCTCGCCCAGAACTGGAAGAACGTGCCTCAAATCAAGGTTGTCGGCTCCGCCGGTGACGGTAAGAGCGCACTGGCAGCGATCCGGGAACTGAAGCCAGATGTGGCAGTCATGGATTTACAACTGCCCGAGCTCAACGGCATGGAAGTCCTGGAGACGCTGTTCGCCGAGGCGGCACCGACGAACATTCTTGTCTTGACCGCATACATGGACAGCAAGACGGTCTTCAGGGCCTTCACGCACGGAGCCCGCGGGTTCCTGGAGAAAGCGGCGTCCTTTGATGAGATCACGGATGCAGTCCTGCGCATCGGTGCGGGTGGAACCATCATCGCCCCGTTCGCGCAGGACGTGCTCGCCCGCGAACTACGAACCCGCCGGGACACGCCTGACAGGCCGACGCTCACCGCCCGCGAGGTCGAAATTCTTCGTCTTGCAGCAGATGGCCATTCGGGTCAGAAGATTGCCAACGAGCTGCACATCTCCTTGACGACCGTCAAGACGCATCTGCAGCACATCTACGAAAAACTCGAAGTCTCGGACCGGGCCTCCGCGGTCGCGCAAGCCATCCGACGCGGAATCCTCCACTAA